A stretch of the Nitratifractor salsuginis DSM 16511 genome encodes the following:
- a CDS encoding S41 family peptidase — protein MYKKNFKAIFAGFGLTLLAALLFAGPTLMAKGSSDSTRESKLQAYIKFTQILNLIENQYVDEVNTTALINKALKGLMQNLDAHSAFMTAKDFKDLNIQTKGEFGGLGIVVGMRNGALTVIAPIDGTPAAKAGVKAGDIILKIDDKATLGMSIDEAVSLMRGKPGTPITLTLVRKGEPKPIKVKIVRDIIKIKSVKPKVIKLGKEGEVLYLKISSFDAHVVDEVKKAIKAHPHAKGYIIDLRNNPGGLLDQAVGLLDMFIAKGPLVSQKGRNKEENQVYKAHAKGTDTKTPIVVLVNGGSASASEIVSGALQDDRRAVIVGEKTFGKGSVQVVVPVGKEEGVKLTVARYYLPSGRTIQNKGVTPDIIVLPGKVTTKKEDEFSIKEKDLKKHLKAELLKIEKPKAENNATASSENNASKADKNLITDEKINEDLQLKTAVDVLKALILTHGNK, from the coding sequence ATGTACAAGAAAAATTTCAAAGCGATCTTCGCCGGATTCGGCCTCACCCTATTAGCCGCCCTGCTCTTCGCCGGACCGACACTTATGGCCAAAGGCTCTTCCGACTCAACCCGTGAAAGCAAGCTTCAAGCCTACATCAAATTCACCCAGATCCTCAACCTCATCGAGAACCAGTATGTCGACGAGGTCAATACCACCGCACTCATCAACAAAGCCCTCAAAGGGCTGATGCAGAATCTGGATGCCCACTCCGCCTTTATGACGGCCAAGGATTTCAAAGACCTCAATATCCAAACCAAAGGGGAATTCGGCGGATTGGGAATCGTCGTGGGGATGCGCAACGGAGCGCTGACCGTTATCGCCCCCATCGACGGCACCCCCGCCGCCAAGGCCGGGGTCAAAGCCGGGGACATCATCCTCAAGATCGACGACAAAGCCACTCTGGGGATGAGTATCGACGAAGCGGTCAGCCTGATGCGGGGCAAACCCGGCACCCCCATCACCCTGACCCTGGTGCGCAAAGGCGAGCCCAAACCGATCAAGGTCAAGATCGTCCGGGACATCATCAAGATCAAATCGGTCAAACCCAAGGTGATCAAGCTGGGTAAAGAGGGAGAAGTCCTCTATCTCAAGATCAGCTCTTTCGACGCCCACGTAGTCGACGAAGTCAAAAAGGCGATCAAGGCGCACCCCCACGCCAAGGGCTACATCATCGACCTGCGCAACAACCCCGGCGGCCTGCTCGATCAGGCGGTCGGATTGCTCGATATGTTTATCGCCAAAGGGCCTCTTGTCAGTCAGAAAGGACGCAACAAAGAGGAGAACCAGGTTTACAAGGCCCACGCCAAGGGGACCGACACCAAGACCCCCATCGTGGTCCTGGTCAACGGCGGAAGCGCCAGTGCCAGCGAAATCGTCAGCGGAGCGCTGCAGGATGACCGCCGGGCCGTCATCGTCGGAGAAAAGACCTTCGGCAAGGGAAGCGTACAGGTCGTCGTCCCCGTCGGCAAGGAAGAGGGAGTCAAACTGACCGTCGCCCGCTACTACCTCCCCAGCGGCCGCACCATCCAAAACAAAGGGGTCACTCCGGACATCATCGTCCTCCCCGGCAAGGTCACGACGAAAAAAGAGGATGAGTTCAGCATCAAAGAAAAAGATCTCAAAAAGCACCTCAAAGCCGAGCTGCTCAAGATCGAAAAGCCCAAGGCCGAGAACAATGCCACCGCTTCGTCTGAGAACAATGCCAGCAAAGCGGACAAAAACCTGATCACCGACGAGAAGATCAACGAAGACCTCCAGCTCAAAACGGCTGTCGATGTCCTCAAAGCCCTGATTCTCACCCACGGCAACAAGTAA
- the hslV gene encoding ATP-dependent protease subunit HslV translates to MFEATTILAYRGENHAVIGGDGQVTFGNTVLKGNATKIRTLYHDKILAGFAGSTADAFTLFDMFEGILNEKRGDLLKSVIEFSKKWRQDKHLRQLEAMMLVLNKEHIFILSGTGDVVEPEDGKIAAIGSGGNFALSAARALDRQTDLDAATLVRESLQIAGELCIYTNTNIKLLELKP, encoded by the coding sequence ATGTTCGAGGCGACCACCATCCTGGCTTACCGGGGTGAAAATCATGCCGTCATCGGCGGTGACGGGCAGGTGACCTTCGGCAATACCGTCCTCAAGGGCAACGCCACCAAGATTCGCACCCTCTACCACGACAAGATCCTGGCGGGCTTCGCCGGCAGCACTGCCGACGCTTTCACCCTTTTCGATATGTTCGAAGGGATCCTCAACGAAAAGCGGGGCGACCTGCTCAAATCGGTGATCGAGTTCTCCAAAAAGTGGCGCCAGGACAAGCATCTGCGCCAACTCGAAGCGATGATGCTGGTGCTCAACAAAGAGCACATCTTCATCCTCTCCGGCACCGGCGACGTGGTCGAGCCCGAAGACGGAAAGATCGCTGCCATCGGCAGTGGCGGCAATTTCGCCCTCTCCGCCGCCAGGGCCCTCGACCGCCAAACCGACCTCGATGCCGCCACGCTGGTGCGCGAGAGCCTGCAGATCGCCGGAGAGCTCTGTATCTACACCAACACCAACATCAAACTCCTGGAGTTGAAGCCGTGA
- the purQ gene encoding phosphoribosylformylglycinamidine synthase subunit PurQ: MKKLNVSILQFPGTNCEYDTVYAFKRLGHDTTLVWHKEESLPEATDLVVVPGGFSYGDYLRAGSIARFSPVMKAVQAYAGEGGRVLGICNGFQILTEAHLLPGALKRNANLHFISKFQHLKVVSTDNAFLNLCEKDEILNIPIAHADGNYFVDDETLDDMEKNGQILLRYCDAEGNPTVVNGSVRQIAGICNKEKNVFGLMPHPERAMEHILGSEDGSKMLEGFANR, translated from the coding sequence ATGAAAAAGCTCAACGTCTCCATTTTGCAGTTTCCCGGTACCAACTGCGAATACGATACGGTCTATGCCTTCAAACGCCTGGGACACGACACGACCCTGGTTTGGCACAAGGAGGAGTCTCTTCCCGAAGCGACCGACCTGGTGGTCGTCCCCGGAGGCTTCAGCTACGGTGACTACCTCCGCGCCGGATCGATCGCCCGCTTCTCTCCGGTGATGAAAGCGGTCCAGGCCTATGCCGGCGAAGGCGGTCGGGTACTGGGGATCTGCAACGGTTTTCAGATCCTCACCGAGGCCCACCTGCTTCCCGGGGCCCTCAAACGCAACGCCAACCTCCACTTCATCTCCAAATTCCAGCATCTCAAAGTGGTATCGACCGACAACGCCTTTTTGAACCTTTGCGAAAAGGATGAGATCCTCAATATCCCCATCGCCCACGCTGACGGCAACTACTTCGTCGATGATGAAACCCTGGACGATATGGAGAAGAACGGGCAGATCCTTCTGCGCTACTGCGATGCCGAGGGTAATCCCACCGTCGTCAACGGTTCGGTGCGCCAGATCGCCGGCATCTGCAACAAAGAGAAGAACGTCTTCGGCCTGATGCCCCACCCCGAGCGGGCAATGGAGCATATCCTCGGCTCGGAGGACGGGAGCAAAATGCTGGAAGGCTTCGCCAATCGATGA
- the purS gene encoding phosphoribosylformylglycinamidine synthase subunit PurS, with product MKAIINVYLKEGVLDPQGKAVHHALGSLGFNNVKEVRIGKQIVLELDETDREKAMKELKEMAETLLANTVIEDYDIEIAE from the coding sequence ATGAAAGCGATCATCAACGTCTATCTAAAAGAGGGAGTCTTGGATCCCCAGGGCAAAGCTGTCCATCACGCCCTGGGCTCTCTGGGCTTTAATAATGTCAAAGAGGTCCGTATCGGCAAGCAGATCGTCCTGGAGCTCGACGAGACCGACCGGGAAAAAGCGATGAAGGAGCTCAAAGAGATGGCTGAAACCCTCCTGGCCAATACCGTCATCGAAGATTACGACATCGAGATCGCCGAATGA
- a CDS encoding ATP-dependent Clp protease ATP-binding subunit has protein sequence MSNILERLTHQMTETIESALSLALHNKNPEVEPIHMVWALLTNSGSVLNQVLNKMGVDKAAIELDVVSQAKKLPTVSTITKENIKLSQNTVRSLQNAEGVMAANGDKYLSVDTWIVANLNEPYFRETLGKYVDLMELKKELEAMRGGKPIESQTDDEKLESLEKYGVDLTQKARNGELDPVIGRDEEIQRVMQILIRKTKNNPILLGEPGVGKTAIVEGLAQRIVDKEVPLSLQNKRLIQLEMSSLIAGAKYRGEFEDRLKAVVEEVRNDGNIILFIDEIHTIIGAGASEGSMDAANILKPMLARGELHTIGATTLKEYRKYFEKDAAMQRRFQPVMVDEPSQDEALQILRGIRERLEAHHNVQILDSALVAAVKLSTRYITDRYLPDKAIDLIDEAAAELKMQIESEPFELSKVKREIQRLQVEKEALKMELTPKNEERIKEIEKELADLEEKKRQLEQQFETEKEIFNKIAEIKQKIEEKRREAELAKRNADFNKAAEIEYGEIPALEKELEELNAKWDEMQKQGTLLKNAVDEEMIAEIVSKWTGIPVSKMLQSEIEKILHIEDYLKEEVVGQDEAIKAVARAIKRNKAGLSDVNRPIGSFLFLGPTGVGKTQTAKALAKFLFDSEKALIRIDMTEYMEKHSVSRLVGAAPGYVGYEEGGQLTEAVRRKPYSVVLFDEVEKAHPDVFNILLQVLDDGRLTDNKGVTVDFKNTIIILTSNIASDKIMEFKDPVDREKAVRDELKNYFRPEFINRLDDLIIFNPLGEEQIVKIVDVLFRTIQKKLEERDITVKLTDAAKALVAKAGFDPVYGARPLKRALAEIVEDRLAEMILEGQVKEGDTVIFDAQGDQIVTRVE, from the coding sequence ATGAGTAACATTCTAGAAAGATTGACCCATCAGATGACCGAAACCATCGAGTCGGCGCTCTCCTTGGCGCTGCACAACAAAAACCCGGAGGTAGAGCCGATCCATATGGTATGGGCTCTGCTGACCAACAGTGGTTCGGTCCTGAATCAGGTCCTCAACAAGATGGGAGTCGACAAGGCTGCCATCGAACTGGACGTAGTGAGCCAGGCCAAAAAGCTGCCTACGGTCAGCACCATCACCAAAGAGAACATCAAACTCTCCCAAAACACCGTCCGCTCCCTGCAAAACGCTGAGGGAGTCATGGCGGCCAACGGAGACAAGTATCTCTCCGTCGATACCTGGATCGTGGCCAACCTCAACGAGCCCTATTTCCGTGAGACACTGGGCAAATATGTTGATCTTATGGAGCTGAAAAAAGAGCTCGAGGCGATGCGGGGCGGCAAGCCCATCGAGAGCCAGACCGACGATGAGAAGCTTGAATCTTTGGAGAAATACGGTGTAGATCTGACCCAGAAAGCCCGTAACGGCGAGCTCGATCCTGTGATCGGACGGGACGAGGAGATCCAGCGGGTCATGCAGATCCTGATCCGGAAGACCAAGAACAACCCCATTCTCCTGGGAGAACCCGGAGTCGGTAAAACCGCGATCGTCGAAGGCTTGGCCCAGCGCATCGTGGACAAAGAGGTTCCCCTGAGCCTGCAGAACAAGCGGCTGATCCAGCTGGAGATGAGCTCCCTGATCGCAGGGGCCAAATACCGCGGTGAATTCGAAGACCGGCTCAAAGCCGTCGTCGAAGAGGTACGCAACGATGGAAACATCATCCTCTTCATCGACGAGATCCACACCATTATCGGTGCGGGGGCCAGCGAAGGAAGTATGGATGCCGCGAATATCCTCAAGCCGATGCTGGCCCGGGGTGAGCTGCACACCATCGGTGCGACCACCCTCAAAGAGTACCGCAAGTACTTCGAAAAAGATGCGGCGATGCAGCGGCGCTTCCAGCCTGTAATGGTCGATGAGCCGAGCCAGGACGAAGCCCTGCAGATCCTGCGGGGAATTCGCGAGCGCCTGGAGGCTCACCACAATGTGCAGATCCTCGACAGCGCTCTGGTAGCCGCCGTCAAGCTCTCGACCCGTTATATTACCGACCGCTACCTGCCCGACAAGGCGATCGACCTGATCGACGAGGCGGCGGCCGAGCTGAAGATGCAGATCGAGAGCGAGCCCTTCGAGCTCTCCAAGGTCAAGCGGGAGATCCAGCGCCTGCAGGTCGAAAAAGAGGCGCTCAAAATGGAGCTGACTCCCAAGAATGAAGAACGGATCAAAGAGATCGAAAAAGAGTTGGCCGATCTCGAAGAGAAGAAGCGCCAACTCGAGCAGCAGTTCGAGACCGAAAAGGAGATCTTTAACAAGATCGCCGAGATCAAGCAGAAGATCGAAGAGAAGCGGCGTGAAGCCGAGCTGGCCAAGCGCAACGCCGACTTCAACAAAGCCGCGGAGATCGAATACGGCGAAATTCCCGCGCTGGAGAAAGAGCTCGAAGAGCTCAACGCCAAGTGGGATGAGATGCAAAAGCAGGGCACCCTGCTCAAGAATGCCGTCGACGAGGAGATGATCGCCGAGATCGTCAGCAAGTGGACCGGTATTCCTGTGAGCAAGATGCTCCAGAGCGAGATCGAGAAGATCCTGCATATCGAAGACTACCTCAAAGAGGAGGTCGTCGGCCAGGACGAAGCGATCAAAGCGGTCGCCCGGGCCATCAAGCGGAACAAAGCAGGTCTGAGCGACGTCAACCGCCCCATCGGAAGCTTCCTCTTCCTGGGGCCCACCGGTGTCGGTAAGACCCAGACGGCCAAAGCGCTGGCGAAGTTCCTCTTCGACAGCGAAAAGGCGCTGATCCGTATCGACATGACCGAATATATGGAGAAGCACTCCGTCAGCCGCCTGGTGGGTGCCGCTCCCGGTTATGTGGGCTATGAAGAGGGTGGACAGCTCACCGAAGCGGTGCGCCGCAAGCCCTACAGCGTCGTCCTCTTCGACGAGGTCGAGAAGGCGCATCCGGATGTCTTCAACATCCTGCTCCAGGTCCTGGATGACGGACGGCTGACCGACAACAAAGGGGTGACGGTGGATTTCAAAAACACCATCATCATCCTGACGTCGAACATCGCCTCCGACAAGATCATGGAGTTCAAAGATCCCGTCGATCGGGAGAAGGCGGTCCGGGACGAGTTGAAGAACTACTTCCGTCCCGAGTTCATCAACCGCCTGGACGATCTGATCATCTTCAACCCGCTGGGCGAAGAGCAGATCGTCAAGATCGTGGACGTGCTCTTCCGCACGATCCAGAAGAAGCTCGAGGAGCGCGACATCACCGTCAAGCTCACCGACGCCGCCAAAGCGCTGGTCGCCAAAGCCGGCTTCGACCCGGTTTACGGTGCACGGCCCCTCAAGCGGGCCCTGGCCGAGATCGTCGAAGACCGCCTGGCCGAGATGATTCTCGAAGGCCAGGTCAAAGAGGGCGATACCGTCATCTTCGACGCCCAGGGCGACCAGATCGTCACCCGGGTCGAATAA
- a CDS encoding DEAD/DEAH box helicase, which translates to MNNTTTTFDTLGLDPAILKAVSAEGYTTPTPIQAQAIPAVLEGHDVLAAAQTGTGKTAGFTLPLLERLIQNPRQMKARQVRALVLTPTRELAAQVAESVRTYGKNLKIRSTVVYGGVGIEPQKRAIARGCEIVIATPGRLLDLANQRAIDLSALETLILDEADRMLDMGFIHDIKKIIAQTPKERQTLLFSATFSPEIKRLAAGMLKDPVLIEVARQNTTAEQVSQKVHHVDRHRKQELLIRMIKEKGWKQVLVFTRTKHGANKLSKQLDQAGIPSEAIHGNKTQNARMKALKSFKENRVRVLVATDIAARGIDIAALPHVVNFELPNVAEDYVHRIGRTGRAGSEGEALSLVCVDEHQLLRNIERFIKAEIPKIATPGFEVDPSIRPEPIQNGRNNRGRGNSRGRQSAGRSSAGRRRSAR; encoded by the coding sequence TTGAACAACACCACGACTACATTCGACACCCTCGGACTCGACCCTGCCATTCTCAAAGCCGTTTCGGCCGAGGGTTACACCACCCCCACCCCCATTCAGGCTCAGGCGATCCCCGCCGTGCTGGAGGGGCACGACGTCCTGGCGGCGGCCCAAACCGGTACCGGCAAGACCGCCGGCTTTACCCTGCCGCTGCTGGAGCGTTTGATCCAAAATCCCCGCCAGATGAAAGCCCGTCAAGTCCGGGCCCTGGTGCTTACCCCCACCCGGGAGCTGGCGGCCCAGGTAGCCGAGAGCGTGCGCACCTACGGCAAAAACCTCAAGATCCGCTCCACCGTCGTCTACGGCGGCGTGGGCATCGAACCCCAGAAGCGGGCCATCGCCCGCGGCTGCGAAATCGTCATCGCCACGCCGGGCCGCCTGCTCGATCTGGCCAATCAGCGCGCCATCGACCTGAGCGCTCTGGAGACCCTGATCCTGGACGAAGCGGACCGTATGCTGGATATGGGCTTCATCCACGATATCAAAAAGATCATCGCCCAGACCCCCAAAGAGCGTCAGACCCTGCTCTTTTCGGCCACTTTCTCCCCCGAGATCAAGCGTCTGGCGGCAGGCATGCTCAAAGATCCGGTCCTGATCGAAGTGGCACGGCAGAATACCACCGCCGAGCAGGTGAGCCAAAAGGTCCACCACGTCGATCGCCACCGCAAACAGGAACTGCTGATCCGGATGATCAAAGAGAAGGGCTGGAAACAGGTCCTGGTTTTCACCCGCACCAAGCACGGAGCCAACAAACTCTCCAAGCAGCTCGACCAGGCCGGCATCCCCTCCGAGGCGATCCACGGCAACAAGACCCAGAACGCCCGGATGAAGGCCCTCAAAAGCTTCAAAGAGAACCGGGTACGCGTCCTGGTGGCTACCGATATCGCCGCCAGAGGTATCGACATCGCCGCGCTGCCCCACGTGGTCAACTTCGAGCTGCCCAACGTAGCGGAGGATTATGTCCACCGCATCGGCCGGACGGGCCGTGCCGGCAGTGAAGGGGAAGCCCTCTCCCTGGTCTGTGTCGATGAGCATCAGCTCCTGCGTAACATCGAGCGCTTCATCAAGGCGGAGATCCCCAAGATCGCCACACCCGGTTTCGAGGTCGATCCCTCCATCCGCCCCGAACCGATCCAGAACGGCCGCAACAACCGCGGCCGGGGAAACAGCCGTGGCCGTCAGAGTGCCGGGCGCTCCTCCGCCGGACGCCGCCGCAGCGCCCGCTAG
- the rplI gene encoding 50S ribosomal protein L9, which yields MKVLLIKDVKNVGKAGEIKEVKDGYGQNFLVAKGYAKIATPKVVEEWKAEQERKAAEEAAEIERLTAEKAKIEAGTIRIEKPAAPIGIRGSVTNNDIAKAIKEQLGFEIDKHKVDLKKPIKSEGLHTVEIKLGHGINAAAKVDVVAVEG from the coding sequence ATGAAAGTATTACTGATCAAAGATGTAAAGAACGTCGGCAAAGCCGGAGAGATCAAAGAGGTCAAAGACGGCTACGGACAAAACTTCCTGGTAGCCAAGGGGTACGCCAAGATCGCCACGCCCAAGGTGGTCGAAGAGTGGAAGGCGGAGCAGGAGCGCAAAGCGGCCGAGGAGGCTGCAGAGATCGAGCGGCTCACCGCCGAGAAGGCCAAGATCGAAGCGGGCACAATCCGCATCGAGAAGCCTGCCGCCCCCATCGGCATCCGCGGCTCCGTGACCAACAACGACATCGCCAAAGCGATCAAGGAACAGCTGGGCTTCGAGATCGACAAGCATAAGGTCGATCTCAAAAAGCCCATCAAATCCGAAGGGCTGCACACCGTCGAAATCAAACTGGGACACGGGATCAACGCCGCGGCCAAGGTCGACGTCGTCGCTGTCGAGGGCTGA
- a CDS encoding protein tyrosine phosphatase family protein, producing the protein MEERENEGMIEAGAQQFIHEHLMTSALPSKEDFARMAALGFHTVIDLGTSRDSVSLPDEDTLVAAQGMNYLHLPVDFSAPTFEDYELLRDLLNALYPRKVWLHCAQNKRVSALMFLYNIIDRSMPISEARARLHLVWQPDETWQAFLDEALEKYVYQYI; encoded by the coding sequence GTGGAGGAGAGAGAAAACGAAGGGATGATCGAGGCGGGAGCACAGCAGTTCATCCACGAGCATCTGATGACTTCCGCCTTGCCAAGCAAAGAGGATTTCGCCCGGATGGCGGCTTTGGGATTTCACACCGTCATCGATCTGGGCACATCCCGAGACAGCGTCAGCCTGCCCGATGAAGACACGTTGGTCGCTGCACAGGGAATGAACTACCTCCATTTGCCGGTGGACTTCTCTGCTCCCACTTTTGAAGATTATGAACTTTTGCGGGACTTGCTCAATGCCCTCTATCCCCGAAAGGTCTGGCTCCACTGTGCGCAGAACAAGCGGGTAAGTGCCCTGATGTTCCTCTACAATATCATCGACCGCTCTATGCCTATCTCCGAAGCGAGAGCCCGTCTCCATCTCGTCTGGCAACCCGATGAAACCTGGCAAGCCTTCCTCGATGAGGCCCTGGAGAAATATGTCTATCAATATATTTAA
- the purC gene encoding phosphoribosylaminoimidazolesuccinocarboxamide synthase encodes MTPKKTKLLYEGKAKKIWETEDPDLLISEFKDSLTAFNGEKKSEEAGKGALNNKISAELFEYLNEKGIPTHFVKLLDDTHMLHKRAEVIKIEVIVRNIAAGSLSRNLGIPEGTELPFTLVEFDYKNDELGDPKLNDQHCLILNLVREPAELDYIRYMARKINRFLQEFYRELDLKLVDFKLEFGRDKNDNIILIDELSPDNFRLWDAQTNEKMDKDRFRQGLGGLAEAYAEVLNRIKNR; translated from the coding sequence ATGACCCCGAAAAAGACCAAACTCCTCTATGAAGGGAAGGCCAAGAAGATCTGGGAGACCGAAGATCCCGATCTGCTGATCTCCGAGTTCAAAGATTCCCTCACCGCCTTCAACGGCGAAAAGAAATCTGAAGAGGCGGGTAAGGGAGCTCTCAATAATAAAATCTCCGCCGAGCTCTTCGAATATCTCAACGAGAAGGGGATTCCCACCCATTTCGTGAAGCTCCTCGACGATACCCATATGCTCCACAAGCGGGCCGAGGTGATCAAGATCGAAGTGATCGTCCGCAATATCGCAGCGGGAAGCCTCAGCCGCAACCTGGGCATCCCCGAAGGGACCGAACTCCCTTTCACCCTGGTGGAGTTCGACTACAAAAACGACGAGCTGGGCGACCCCAAGCTCAATGACCAGCATTGCCTGATCCTGAACCTGGTCCGAGAGCCTGCCGAGCTGGACTACATCCGCTATATGGCCCGCAAGATCAACCGCTTCCTCCAGGAGTTCTACCGGGAGTTGGATCTGAAACTGGTCGATTTCAAACTGGAGTTCGGCCGGGACAAAAACGACAACATCATCCTCATCGATGAGCTCAGCCCCGACAATTTCCGCCTCTGGGACGCCCAAACCAACGAAAAGATGGACAAGGACCGTTTCCGTCAGGGTCTGGGCGGCCTGGCCGAAGCCTACGCCGAAGTCCTCAACCGCATCAAAAACCGCTAA
- a CDS encoding DUF503 domain-containing protein — MILAQAIIHLELPEVHTLKGRRSVINSLKDRLKAFNISVLDISGSYAKEADIALAWLAHDARQSAQIRQSVERVLERHFGEYLWDLEFEEL; from the coding sequence ATGATCCTGGCCCAGGCGATCATCCATTTGGAACTTCCCGAAGTCCACACCCTCAAAGGGCGTCGAAGCGTCATTAATTCTCTAAAAGATCGGCTCAAAGCGTTTAACATTTCCGTGCTGGATATCAGCGGAAGCTACGCTAAAGAGGCCGATATCGCCCTGGCGTGGCTGGCCCACGACGCAAGACAGTCGGCCCAGATCCGCCAGAGCGTAGAGCGGGTGCTGGAGCGGCACTTCGGCGAATACCTTTGGGATCTGGAGTTCGAAGAGCTCTGA
- the hslU gene encoding HslU--HslV peptidase ATPase subunit: MTPQEIVEYLDRYVIGQQEAKKTIAIALRNRWRRMQLDEEMQRDVVPKNILMIGSTGVGKTEISRRLARMMKLPFIKVEASKFTEVGFVGRDVESIIRDLTVTALQLVREEENERNKEKIEAYVENKIIEKLLPPLPAGASEQKRQEYEASFARMQARLERGELDHLKIEVEMPPPGVDLSGGNVPPEMANVQESILKVLGGLGKKGQKKEVTVKEARKILEAEASQELLDEEKLKAKAIEKVEQGGIVFLDEIDKIAVPSNVTGRQDPSKEGVQRDLLPIVEGSTVTTKIGPVNTDHILFIAAGAFHLSKPSDLIPELQGRFPLRVELSSLDEEALYRILTEPKNSLIKQYKALMAVEGVTLEFEESALRAIARYSALANEKTEDIGARRLHTVMERILEDLSFEADKRKGETIVIDVAHVESKLEELVENEDTTRYIL; encoded by the coding sequence ATGACCCCCCAAGAGATCGTCGAGTATCTCGACCGATACGTGATCGGCCAGCAGGAAGCCAAAAAGACCATCGCCATCGCCCTGCGCAACCGCTGGCGCCGGATGCAGCTCGACGAAGAGATGCAGCGGGACGTGGTGCCCAAAAATATCCTGATGATCGGAAGCACCGGGGTGGGAAAGACGGAGATCTCCCGCCGCCTGGCAAGGATGATGAAGCTCCCTTTCATCAAGGTCGAAGCGAGCAAGTTCACCGAGGTGGGCTTCGTTGGCCGGGATGTGGAGTCGATCATCCGCGATCTGACCGTCACGGCGCTGCAACTGGTGCGCGAAGAGGAGAATGAGCGCAACAAAGAGAAGATCGAAGCCTATGTGGAGAACAAGATCATCGAAAAGCTCCTGCCGCCGCTGCCTGCCGGTGCCAGTGAGCAGAAGCGCCAGGAGTATGAAGCCTCCTTCGCCCGGATGCAGGCGAGGCTGGAGCGGGGTGAGCTGGATCATCTCAAGATCGAAGTGGAGATGCCCCCTCCGGGCGTCGATCTGAGCGGCGGCAATGTCCCGCCAGAGATGGCCAATGTCCAGGAGTCGATCCTCAAAGTGCTCGGCGGCCTGGGCAAAAAAGGGCAAAAGAAAGAGGTGACCGTCAAGGAGGCCCGGAAGATCCTCGAAGCGGAGGCGAGTCAGGAGCTGCTGGATGAGGAGAAACTCAAAGCCAAGGCGATCGAAAAGGTGGAGCAGGGCGGCATCGTCTTCCTCGACGAGATCGACAAGATCGCCGTTCCTTCCAACGTGACCGGCCGCCAGGACCCCAGCAAAGAGGGGGTCCAGCGCGATCTTCTGCCCATCGTGGAGGGTTCGACCGTGACGACCAAGATCGGCCCGGTCAATACCGACCACATCCTCTTCATCGCCGCGGGTGCTTTTCATCTGAGCAAGCCCAGCGACCTGATTCCCGAGCTGCAGGGGCGTTTCCCCCTACGGGTGGAGCTGAGCAGCCTGGACGAGGAGGCCCTCTACCGCATCCTGACCGAGCCCAAAAACTCTCTGATCAAGCAGTACAAGGCCCTGATGGCGGTGGAGGGAGTGACGCTGGAGTTCGAAGAGTCCGCTTTGAGAGCGATCGCCCGCTACTCCGCCCTGGCCAACGAGAAGACCGAAGATATCGGCGCCCGCCGCCTCCATACGGTGATGGAGCGGATCCTGGAGGATCTGAGTTTCGAAGCCGACAAGCGCAAGGGCGAAACCATCGTCATCGACGTAGCCCACGTGGAGAGCAAGCTCGAAGAGCTGGTCGAGAACGAGGATACGACGCGATACATCCTCTGA